One Bos indicus isolate NIAB-ARS_2022 breed Sahiwal x Tharparkar chromosome 22, NIAB-ARS_B.indTharparkar_mat_pri_1.0, whole genome shotgun sequence DNA window includes the following coding sequences:
- the RHO gene encoding rhodopsin, giving the protein MNGTEGPNFYVPFSNKTGVVRSPFEAPQYYLAEPWQFSMLAAYMFLLIMLGFPINFLTLYVTVQHKKLRTPLNYILLNLAVADLFMVFGGFTTTLYTSLHGYFVFGPTGCNLEGFFATLGGEIALWSLVVLAIERYVVVCKPMSNFRFGENHAIMGVAFTWVMALACAAPPLVGWSRYIPEGMQCSCGIDYYTPHEETNNESFVIYMFVVHFIIPLIVIFFCYGQLVFTVKEAAAQQQESATTQKAEKEVTRMVIIMVIAFLICWLPYAGVAFYIFTHQGSDFGPIFMTIPAFFAKTSAVYNPVIYIMMNKQFRNCMVTTLCCGKNPLGDDEASTTVSKTETSQVAPA; this is encoded by the exons ATGAACGGGACCGAGGGCCCAAACTTCTACGTGCCTTTCTCCAACAAGACGGGCGTGGTGCGCAGCCCCTTCGAGGCCCCGCAGTACTACCTGGCGGAGCCATGGCAGTTCTCCATGCTGGCCGCCTACATGTTCCTGCTGATCATGCTTGGCTTCCCCATCAACTTCCTCACGCTGTACGTCACAGTCCAGCACAAGAAGCTGCGCACACCCCTCAACTACATCCTGCTCAACCTGGCCGTGGCCGACCTCTTCATGGTCTTCGGGGGCTTCACCACCACCCTCTACACCTCTCTGCACGGATACTTCGTCTTTGGGCCCACGGGCTGCAACCTGGAGGGCTTCTTTGCCACCCTGGGCG GTGAAATTGCACTGTGGTCCTTGGTGGTCCTGGCCATCGAGCGGTACGTGGTGGTGTGCAAGCCCATGAGCAACTTCCGCTTCGGGGAGAACCACGCCATCATGGGCGTCGCCTTCACCTGGGTCATGGCTCTGGCCTGTGCCGCGCCCCCCCTCGTCGGCTGGTCCAG GTACATCCCGGAGGGCATGCAGTGCTCGTGCGGGATTGACTACTACACGCCCCACGAGGAGACCAACAATGAGTCGTTCGTCATCTACATGTTCGTGGTCCACTTCATCATCCCCCTGATTGTCATATTCTTCTGCTACGGGCAGCTGGTGTTCACCGTCAAGGAG GCGGCTGCCCAGCAGCAGGAGTCGGCCACCACTCAGAAGGCCGAGAAGGAGGTCACCCGCATGGTGATCATCATGGTCATCGCTTTCCTAATCTGCTGGCTGCCCTACGCTGGGGTGGCGTTCTACATCTTCACCCATCAGGGCTCTGACTTTGGCCCCATCTTCATGACCATCCCGGCTTTCTTTGCCAAGACTTCTGCCGTCTACAACCCCGTCATCTACATCATGATGAACAAGCAG TTCCGGAACTGCATGGTCACCACTCTCTGCTGTGGCAAGAACCCGCTGGGTGACGACGAGGCCTCCACCACCGTCTCCAAGACAGAGACCAGCCAGGTGGCGCCTGCCTAA